From the Sphingobium yanoikuyae genome, the window GTCCGTCCCGCTGTAGCGAACGACGAGTCCCGAGCCGGTCAAGAGACGCCGAAGCGCTTCGCGAGGCGTGAACCTGCCTTTCACACGGGTCGATCGAAGCCCCGAGGCCAAGGTGCTGTCATATAGCAGTTGAACGCCAGTGATGCTGAAATATTGCGCCAAAGCGGCGTGAAGGGGCTGTTCGGGTATGTCGAATGATACAACTGTTTCGGAAGCCTCTGGCTGAGCATGAGCACTCGTTCCGAATGAGTACATGAGGATGGCAAGGCAAATTGAGAGCGCCGCCGCCAGGCTACGAAGAACATGAGGTAGCGACATCAGGGCGATGAATAGGACATGCTGGGCCTGTTGGGGAGCCGATTGTCCTGAGAAATTGTATTGAGCGGCGCCGCCTGATCGCATCCAACCTTCCTTCACACCGCTCCGATTTTGGTATGACCTTGAAGGTCAGAACCTAGAAATAAATTTAATTTCCGTTCTCCTGCGGGAGATTCGTATGACGGCGTTCGTTCGGCGGCATCTATGTGAACAAGATCATGTCATCGACATGACTTTCCCAAATGTAATTTTCACTAGCGATTATCGTCAAGATTTTACGGAACAGTGAATCACTTGCCTGCGATACATGATTCATTGTCGAGTAAGTGCGTTATTGTTTCAATTTTATGACGAAACCGCGTGTAGGCGAAGAAAAAAACTTTGCCGAATTTCTTGCCAGATTCACGTGCTCACCGTGTCCATTTTTCAGGAGCTCTAAGGGGGTCGTTGAGATGTTAGCGGGTGGTGCGCTTCAGCGCCAGTTTGATCATGCGTGCGTTGCCCTCGATGTCTCGTGGGTGCGGCACTTCGTTATGGAGGGCGGTTCGGTCATGGCAATTGGCCCGATCGAGGATTGCGCCTCTTCGGTGGACCTCGAGAACTGGTTAGAACAGCTCGCATCGGAGATGGGGTTCGACGGTGCTCGCTACCATCATGTCGGGCATCGTCCGCAAGGTGGAAGGACCGCTAAACGCCCGCCGCTCCGTTTCCTCTCCACATTGGAGAACGGGCAGGAGCCGTGGCGTGCCGGAGATCCCGCTCTCTCG encodes:
- a CDS encoding secretin and TonB N-terminal domain-containing protein → MRSGGAAQYNFSGQSAPQQAQHVLFIALMSLPHVLRSLAAALSICLAILMYSFGTSAHAQPEASETVVSFDIPEQPLHAALAQYFSITGVQLLYDSTLASGLRSTRVKGRFTPREALRRLLTGSGLVVRYSGTDAAIITTPSGNNQSSLVPLGRIVVREQVATMRLLSAERLAYYGLLEEELYAYLHASAGTERLNFSLIVHLSIDADGTLSDVVVHRSSGSAKTDLLVIDALLRVAVSPPPDGLQQPLAVALRGMRNGQRRP